Part of the Hemibagrus wyckioides isolate EC202008001 linkage group LG09, SWU_Hwy_1.0, whole genome shotgun sequence genome, GGGCTTCCATTTGGCTTAAGAGGTCTGGTTTATGAAAGTAAAGCTCACATTACTCAGGTTCTTCAATGTCAGGAAATTTTATGTGGTGAATCTAATTtcaaaatgacattttacaATAATATGTCTGTATCTGGTCTCACTCTAATGCTAGTAAGCTCAGATCTGAATGAGCTTTCGGCTAAGCAGGGCTTAATGTCTTAAGAAGGTCTCTGATGTTTGGCAGCTGATATTATAATGCAACACTACAGAGACCCAGTTCCGAATGAATGAACTGCTCCATTAACAACTAAACAATATGGCACCTCTATGAGAGGTGAAAGACAGCTAAAAATGGATTTTGTGTCacagaataaataaagctaTGACCAAAATTGGAaactatatttctataattcTATAATCTATTTATTCAATAAAAGCAGTGACAAAGGAAAGGTACACTTTAGAATCTGTTTTCTATGAATTTTTCTTCTCGGAAATGTTTAATACTGCTAGCCTGATTTGTTTGTGCTAATTAAATgcaaattataatttattagcATCAATAATTTACTTACTAATCAGATCAGCAATCAATCAGCACAATCAATGAACCACAGAATGCTTCTGCTTTGTGGTACATATATCATCCTCATCTCTTTATAACAACTTCCAGTCCAACACAGATATACCCTGACTATAACTTTCCACAGAATATAGTTTAAGCAGTCTGACATTCTTTCATTAATCTTAAAGGacctttttatttcaaataaacatATCACCATAACAGTAACAGGAGTCAAATCAATTTAATTACTGATAGAAAAGAACCCATTTTCATTGGATTAAAACATTGGTATAGAAAATCATAATTAAAATTGTAAGGCTGTGGATGGTTTCCACGTATACCCTAATGATTTTCACTTCTCAAGAACATTTATTCCCAAAACTTGCTTGTAATAGTAAAAAGATCTCAATTAAATACTCTACATTTCTTGAAAGAAATGTCGCTTTAAGAATAAAGACAATGACGCTTATACTGAACATCCTTTCAACTCACTTAGTAATGTTTGACTTTTTAGTATACAATTATAgaagtaatgatttataatcccactatctgtCAAtcagagtctggttcctctgaagatttcatttaaatgtcatctcagggagtatttcctcaccactgtcacctctggcttgctcattacacatctacacataaaTTAATATGCAGATTTCTCTACAGCTGCTGTGCAACTTTGTCTATTCTTAAACGCtatatgcaaataaatttaaactgaactgaatttttaaaagtttttttcttgtctttagTTCTCAGTAGGGACCATTTATCATGGAACAGAAATGTCAAATACAGGCATTTCTATGAGGACTCGCGAGCAGCCAGGCATCTGTCAGCTGTCCGAGATTCACTTTTCCTGAATAAGCTTCGAGTGAAGAGATCAGCACTATTCAGTACAGGGGTCAGAGCATGTCCTCAGGAGAACATGGCAGAGGTCATCACCAGCCACAAATCATACTACAAACTGAGAGGTTGGACATCACACTTTGCAAGCTATGAGAGGGACAGATCCAAAAGTTAGGGCTAAATTTGTCTCCAGCAGAGCATCCCTTCATAAATCATATTTAGCATACCTGTCATCAGAAGCCTTCCGGGACAGGAAGCTGCATTAACCAAGGCCATAACAGCAGCCGAGTACCAAGAGAGTTAAAAGTAGATTTTTAATGAGTTGATCTTTGtcacttttttgctttttagattttttttatattcctttGGGTCACAGTTGAGTATAGAGTAAGAAACAAATGCTGGCAAATAACAAAGGGAAGTgaattattgtaaataatgaTTTGCAAAAAAATTTTTGCATGCTGACAGTGTATTACATGTACAGTCTGTAATGATGCTATAATATGCCATGTCACTGATATTGAATAAATATCAAAGTCTGCCAGGAGGTTGTATGGGAAGCCTTCCAAATTTTCCTGGACAGAGTGCCGGGCATGACAGAGTTCCAGCAGCGGGTGCATGCCTGCCAGACAgactcactgtgtgtggaggACTTGGCCCATAATTTCAGCAGGTCCAAGGAACACCTTGACCTAGTGGCCAGGGTGAGGACATTCTAGTAGATAACAAGCATGTATTATGCATGTATAACACCTAAATATGTACTGCATTAGTTTTTTGTGTTATCCACAGAGACTGACCATTCAAGATAACCAAGAGCAGTAAGTAGCCAATATTTATACATGCATTTTATCTCTTTAAAGAATAATATACAGTTtgataaatgtaatattttttttatcacatttcGATATATAAAACTCTCACCTGTTCTGTTAAAAATGATGACatcctaaatatttaaaacaaactcTGTGCCAACTCTATACAAATGTGCTTAGCAAATACATTAAACCAGATAATTAATAAGAGTAACAGGTGTAGCCAGATGTGCAAAGGAGTGGGGATATTGTGTGGGTTGTTCTACTaacccaaaaaaaaaggaaaaaaggtttTACAGTGTTTAGAGGTTAATAGCTAATATATGTGATTTGTTCTTGTGACTGCAATGGCATGATATTACTAAATCCAAAACAAGCTTGGAGCTGGAAAGGAGCTCACAGGAAAGAGGTCACCAACCAGCTGGGAAATAGGCAACTAGGGAtttgaagaaataaatataattcagTCATATTCTTTTCAAGAAAGGCTGTCTACTGAAAAATAACATTACAaatgattatatattatttacatgtCAATGTGCCAAGCTTATATGCTCAGTTATGGTTACGGTTATACTAACGGCTGTAGCCAGATTTGGAAAGGAGTGGGGGAGATTGTGTGGGTCGTTCTACTaacccaaaaaagaaaaaaggcaatCCCCTATTCAATTTCAATCATATTTTGACAGTGATCTCAGTCTCAGATGCTCCATGGTTCTCTGGCCATAAGCATTCATGGATTAAATATTCATggatgaatatttaaatgatttatatatttttgggGGCCAAAAGAGCCAACACTTAGATTGTCCATGAAAAGGTGCTAAACTGTACTACAAAGAGCATATGTCACTTACAGACCTTTAGCTAGGATGTGAAGATGAAGcttaattttaaaattttaaaagatTAATTCAAACTTTGGTTCATGAAAACAAGACCATTGCTATACTTTTTAAGagtatattatttttaactgGTTAAACAGATAAGCACCCTTCTCAGACTATTTTTGTCAGAATGAACCAAATTAAATGTAATCATAATTCTACAGTATCTTCATAAccgtgttgatttttttttcagtgccaTGGCAACATCTGTAGCAGGCGAGAAATGTATGCTCTTATTATTAAGCCCTTATTTATAGTACATTAGCCGACATTTCATATCTGATAACggtattaattaaaataatatgcaTGGAAATTTCAGGTTCAAAAACGCCTGAAGAGAAATTTGCCATGGATTTAGAAAAGGTATGAACAACACCACTGTGCTTTAAAAGTATAAATGCTGGTTaacatacattttaaaacaaactgtAGCCTGATTTTTTATTGCCTGAAGACCAAGGTCTCAGCTGTGCAGCACATAATAGAGTTCAGTGTGACTGTGAAGGACCCAGATTACATTCAGCTACAGAGAGACCATGGCCATGTGCAATATCATGATGCCCCCCACAGTCTTCATGTGCAGGTGAGGTCAAACATTTAGCTCTTTGCATCTATGTGCTGTTTCAAACAGTGAATTTTGTTTTCTATAGATAACTTCCTCCAGTCATCTTGTTATTTTGCAGTAATTGGCTCATAATTCAACATGCTTTGTTTCTGTCAAGCACATTTTACAGTGTTTATGGGTTAATAGCTAACATGTGTGATTTATTCTTGTGGCTGCAAGGGCATGATATTACTAAATCCAAAACAAGCTTGGAGCTGGAAAGGAGCTCACAGGAAAGAGGTCACAAACCTGCTGGGGAACAGCAACTAGGGAtttgtacaaataaataatccagTATAATTCAGTCATAATGTCAAATTCTTTCTGTCTACTGAaaaacaatattatattataagtgattatatatcatttacaGTTCAATAAGCTAAGTTTATATGCTTAGTTATTGTCACGTTATGCTACAAGACCTTTTTAAGAAGTATTGTATTAGTTTGTTGTTGCATTTCTGCATCTGAGTGTGGATGAGATGCTGTTTGTACCTTTGCAGATGTTGCAAATATTCAACAAACTCGCTGGGTTTAAGGAAATTCGACTGCTGGGAATTCAGTGAGTAGGATCTCATCCAGAATTTAAACATGATAATTGgtactctttcttttctctttctgttgaATATGTAAGTACAGAGCAAATTGAAATCTGAAGCCCTGAGCTCTAATTATGCAattgtaataaagtcataaaatgaGCTAATTTCTAAAGCTAGTTATTATGGACCACATGATGACTCTGTAATAACCACTGTTTAAACTGCGGAAAagtaatatgtaatatgtacGTGTATGGTTATGGTCCAGTCAATAGTCCTTGACATTACTGTAAATATACCGTCAAGTACAAACACattctataaaaaaaagtagAGTTGAAATTATTGTCAGTCTAAAAGTCTTTCCTTTTCTAAATTTGCCATATTGCTTATATTTACTCCAGTAACACCTGGCATTTGCCTTCATAACCGctttcagtcattttttattaacaatGTTGTAATACTCACCTTCTTCATAGCCTGCACAACTTGTCCGTTTACATTTTCTGATGattttgtgatgttttgtgtttataaatCTATGGAGTGAATAGTAACagtactaaagatgaatgaagaaatgagtgaatgaatgaatttcccCTCAGACAAATGAGCAGTCCTGAAAGTATTGCAGTGCACTGTGCCATGGTCTTTGAGACAGAAGTAGACTCTACAAGAATAGGGACCACAGGGACAGAATCTGACACAGAAATAGCCCTCAAGGACATGATATTAAAAGCCCTGAGGGAGGATCCATCCCTGCCTTTGGATATTCGTTCTCTCAGCTTTGAACCAACTacacaaaatcatttaaaagacCTACCAGCGGACAGACCAAAACATCTACCTGGGGTTCTTAGGACACAAGTGGCATTGGCCATCTCTGAGGACACTACTGAGTCAATTAACATCTCAGAGGAAGAGGCAGCTCCTAATGGAACTCAAGGGAGGGATGAGGAGGCAATAGAGAGTACATTTCCTAGACCGGAAACAAGTAAGCATTTGTCTACAGAAACTACATTGGTGAACATTACAAAGCCATCTCTACCTGAACCAAGTGGTGGCCCCAAGCTAAAGGAAGCTAAGGAACAAAATCTAATCACTAAGGCTGAAGGTAATTACTTGTTTATGTCTAAAACAAAACTACAATACAACTTGCAGGACACAGTCCTTGTCTAAGAGCGTCAAACAAATCAATCCGTTTATAACatgcaaattttaaaaaaaaactttttttcaaGATCTTCACTGTACACATTCTGATGTATGCTAAGAGCCACTTTCTTTTAATATTGCTTTGTTTTCAAGGATATAAGAGGAATACTTCTTTGGACTCCCCATTAAAGGTGTCTGAAGTGGAACAGGCTCTTGGAAATGAAATTGCTGCCATGCCCACTGAACTGAACTTGAACTCCATGAAAGCTGTAAGAGCAACTACTTCAAATCAGTATTCGGAGAGTGAAGTGGATGTATCAGAAGCTTCATTTAAAGACAAAATATCAGCTATGCCATACTTTACACAAACTGAGATGCCTAAAGCAGAGGACACAGCAGGCATTGCCACAGTGGCTATGGATGGCATTTCTGAAACTCCTGAAGCCAGCAGTTTTACAGAGAGCTCAGAGGTACCTAGCACAAATCAACCTATAGAGTTAATAAGGCTCTCTTTTGTACCCAGGACCGAAAGGACCATACAGCATATGCAGTCTGCCTCAATCCCAAAAACTGTATCTTCTGTAGACATACCCTCTTTGCCCTCAGAACTTCCAGGAAATTTCCTCAATACGGAAGGAAGGTCAATCCAAACACATTCTTCTCATCAGGCTAAAGCATGTGAAAAGCAGGACTTTATTAAAGGTTTACCACCTGAGACAGACAGTCCACAATCCTCAGTTCCCTCTCTAGACAAAGATGTCGGGGTGTTCTTTAGTTTAAAGTTTACCAACATGATCTTTTCAGAGGATCTCTTAAATAAGAGCTCACCTGGATACAAGTCTCTGGAGGATACATTCCTTGAACTAGTAAGTAGTCTCacttttgttttagttttcatTGTCTCTAGAACTTTCATGTATTCATGTTCGTTCAGTGTGCTGTTATTTTGTCTGTGGGCATTAAAAGCCTTAGAGCCAAAAAATTACATTGTTCTTAAAcaatttctatctttctttttaaagttcTAGTTTGTTTCCTGTATATTTTCTTCTCCGCTTCAATGTCACCTAATAGTAACATGATTTCACTGAAGAATGGATGATTAAATTGAACAAGTTTGTGGATTTATTGAGGGCCCTTCCTGACTAGGTCCAGAAAAGTACATTTCTGAATAGATTACACTGACATTTTATCACATTTTCAGAGACAATCTTCTGAGTCCAGTAACCTGCCAAACTCAGAGACTTCCAGTAAACAGAATAAGAAGGAACAGCAGACATTAGCTTCAATACCGGTATGAGTAAATTTTAAGTCATTTATCTCATATTCACTATTGCTAACAAGTGTAAATAACCTCAGCTTATTTAAGACTAACTAAATGAACCGAATCGTTAATTTGttaccaaacaaaacaaaagctaatGAAGTTCATAGGtttaaacaacaaacaataatgtaataacaaatcaaaacaaaacaaataaatacctGATGCCAAGCAGTTGCTTTTTTGTGGTGTGTCTCTGTATTGTATTCGAGCAAAGACTGTGCTCTTTGCTGTTTCGTCTTTTGAAATTCCATCCATCAAATTTTAATCAAAGTGCAGTACAGTTGTTTATTTCAAGAGACTCTGATAAAGGGCATAACAGAAAAGCCAATGGACAGGAACAACTAATTTAGCTAATGACATTTGGGTCATGAATGCAATGTTTTCTCTTTTAAATcataaatgaaaattattttttttatttgctataGCACCACAAAATCACAATTTCATATGTCAAACAAATGGTAGGTatcataaatgaaaaaaatattttgtctttCATTGGTAATTGCACTAGAAACATGTAATGAAAGTTCATTCACCTCCTGTAAAGCCTCCTGTTAATTTATAAGTAATAAAAGGTCAGAGTTCAAGTTAAGTTAAAAGATCGAGTTAATGACAAGGTAAACAATACACAACAGTGTGAATGTAGTGTAATCTCACCTAGCAAGTGGCTATAACATGCTTTAACTTGCCTTAAACTCCTCGGGTTTCATTTTACATAAACTACTCACACTATATACAGTAACTACACACATTCCCTAAAACTTTAAGGTTTAAGGTACAAATTCAGCTCTAACTTTAAGGCACTGACTACTGCATAAAAttcttcataaaataaaaacacgtCAAAAGTTTTTACCTGTGAAATGTGATTCCTTGTTAACTTGTATTGACATGGCAGTAATTCATACAACTAACTGCTGCAGTGTgctcacaattttttttaaagaaatccaTACTTGATGCTTTTCATTTCATCAAGCTCAGCCTGGAAATGGTGCCCCCATTGATGGGTCTGTCTTACCCCAGTGAAACATACAATCactatccactttattaggaacacctgtacacctgcacgTTCATGATGTTATctcatcagccaatcacgtgacAGCAACACAACGCAAATAAAAGCATACAGACACAGGTCAAGGTCTCTTTTGTTGTTAGTGGCAGTCAGAGGAACAAGAAGGATATAGTAGGAATTATAGTATCTCATAttatcactctttacaactgtggtgagcagaattTTATGCCATAACCCTTTACTCTTCTAGGAAGACTTTCCACAGTATATTGGAATGTGGCTGCAGGGATTTGAGGCTAGTAGACAAACAGAAGCTTTAGTAAAAAATTTAAAGGGTTATTTAGTTATACAGTGACAAAATATTGTCTTTTGGTTACTGGGGTGTGCAAATTAAGGCAAAATGTAAAAGTGGTCAGATTTTAAGCTACACTGGAGAGCAGCATTGACTGAacgactgactgactgactaaatgactgaatgaatgaatgaatgaaaaagttTTTAATTTGACATCATATCTTTAGTGAATTCATTGCATCTACATCCTGTCCATGTAGTTTTATCTACATTCTGTCCGAGGGTTAGCAGCACTGTATTGTGTTTGGTTAGTGATGTGTGGAGCTTATAGCTGACTATATGAAATGCAAATGTTGTGGTATCCTGTTATAACACTGATATCCATATGTATCACTGGCTACATTGCATCTATTTATACTGAACAAAATTGCATGGTAGTacagttaaaaacaaacaaacaatgaaaaGTTCAGAAGAAAGTTTTCTGAGGCATAAATAATGTAGGCAGGCTGTGAAGCATAGGCTGTTCTGTATGGGAGAACTCCTCCAGTGCAGCATGgcatttttcctttaaaagaaTGATCTAGAGAGGTGAAATAGTTAGAACCCATACAGCGTATGTGTATGGTATACAGGAACATGCTGAGTAAAGACAACAGAATccccatgtttttttcttcttttctctcagattGGTGGTGATATTGGTTCACTCtatagcttattatcatgaaatgagcaaaacaaacaaaaaaaagaattatagtTTACTTGCAAGATTTGATGGACTATTTCTATTTGATTTCGATTTCTCATTtgatttctgcttttttctctGTTCTAATTGCCAAGCAATCTCTGCTCTTCCTCACTAACTGTGAATCACTAACATTCAGATTGACTAATCACACTGCAAACAGGGATGGAAATAGTTCTACATAATTGTACTAGATTACAACAACTGTACTCATATTATGTTGGGAAATTTATAATTTATCTGAGTATTATTATCAATAACCACTTGTATACTTACATAATTACAAttctaagaaaataaaacaagcatgtactgtatctccctacatttttatttagatattcAAGCTACTCTTTACAAATGATGAAGGTGTCTTCTTCTCTCAGCTCATAACTGTATGCTATATACATTAATAGAATAGGCTCCTTtgcttttaatttaaatttcagTTTAAAGAATCCAATcaagtgaaaaagaaataaaactacaGTAGATCCTGCCAGTTAATCATCTGCTGTGACATGTTGTACAATGTAGGTAATGCTATAGCTATTTGTTTGCATCAAAATATGAGTAAGACATAATGAGGATAAGTACCACTGACTATACCTCATGACAATGTTTGAAATGAAGTGTCTCCTTTGCCTGCATGAACATAAACtctattttatttgaaaataaaagcaTAATGAGATAAGTATATAAAGTTAGCCTATTTGCTTTGCTAATCGAAGATTAGATTAGCATCTTTTCC contains:
- the impg1b gene encoding interphotoreceptor matrix proteoglycan 1 isoform X1, with product MALKNGLFLTLFLFTLQASGIKVLSRDHLSWNRNVKYRHFYEDSRAARHLSAVRDSLFLNKLRVKRSALFSTGVRACPQENMAEVITSHKSYYKLRVCQEVVWEAFQIFLDRVPGMTEFQQRVHACQTDSLCVEDLAHNFSRSKEHLDLVARRLTIQDNQEHAMATSVAGEKCSKTPEEKFAMDLEKTKVSAVQHIIEFSVTVKDPDYIQLQRDHGHVQYHDAPHSLHVQMLQIFNKLAGFKEIRLLGIQQMSSPESIAVHCAMVFETEVDSTRIGTTGTESDTEIALKDMILKALREDPSLPLDIRSLSFEPTTQNHLKDLPADRPKHLPGVLRTQVALAISEDTTESINISEEEAAPNGTQGRDEEAIESTFPRPETSKHLSTETTLVNITKPSLPEPSGGPKLKEAKEQNLITKAEGYKRNTSLDSPLKVSEVEQALGNEIAAMPTELNLNSMKAVRATTSNQYSESEVDVSEASFKDKISAMPYFTQTEMPKAEDTAGIATVAMDGISETPEASSFTESSEVPSTNQPIELIRLSFVPRTERTIQHMQSASIPKTVSSVDIPSLPSELPGNFLNTEGRSIQTHSSHQAKACEKQDFIKGLPPETDSPQSSVPSLDKDVGVFFSLKFTNMIFSEDLLNKSSPGYKSLEDTFLELRQSSESSNLPNSETSSKQNKKEQQTLASIPLLQFLQSDLTGFKELHILNFRNGSVVVNKKMKLAKPVEDNLTKAVHCTLDKLMPSNAASKKDSGIDSHPADPCKYMNCNEFSHCVVNMLSSEAECLCDPGYSTVDGLLCQSICNLQPNYCLNGGLCENIPGHGASCRCPSAKYWYYDGEHCSELVSVPVNPVIYVLCLMGSLTVVCAVIGLLVFINRNCIRTRKRVTLVRSHSQLSTEGIMRVNPVFENDDGILTHVSSISYPTIADSGSSQPSDQVSFYSLENMRLSIEIPRQLYTTRSEKLVSEIVGFHHCIPHVQTWRPSNEHRGSDSDGIEVTVL
- the impg1b gene encoding interphotoreceptor matrix proteoglycan 2 isoform X2, whose amino-acid sequence is MALKNGLFLTLFLFTLQASGIKVLSRDHLSWNRNVKYRHFYEDSRAARHLSAVRDSLFLNKLRVKRSALFSTGVRACPQENMAEVITSHKSYYKLRVCQEVVWEAFQIFLDRVPGMTEFQQRVHACQTDSLCVEDLAHNFSRSKEHLDLVARRLTIQDNQEHAMATSVAGEKCSKTPEEKFAMDLEKTKVSAVQHIIEFSVTVKDPDYIQLQRDHGHVQYHDAPHSLHVQMLQIFNKLAGFKEIRLLGIQQMSSPESIAVHCAMVFETEVDSTRIGTTGTESDTEIALKDMILKALREDPSLPLDIRSLSFEPTTQNHLKDLPADRPKHLPGVLRTQVALAISEDTTESINISEEEAAPNGTQGRDEEAIESTFPRPETSKHLSTETTLVNITKPSLPEPSGGPKLKEAKEQNLITKAEGYKRNTSLDSPLKVSEVEQALGNEIAAMPTELNLNSMKAVRATTSNQYSESEVDVSEASFKDKISAMPYFTQTEMPKAEDTAGIATVAMDGISETPEASSFTESSEVPSTNQPIELIRLSFVPRTERTIQHMQSASIPKTVSSVDIPSLPSELPGNFLNTEGRSIQTHSSHQAKACEKQDFIKGLPPETDSPQSSVPSLDKDVGVFFSLKFTNMIFSEDLLNKSSPGYKSLEDTFLELLLQFLQSDLTGFKELHILNFRNGSVVVNKKMKLAKPVEDNLTKAVHCTLDKLMPSNAASKKDSGIDSHPADPCKYMNCNEFSHCVVNMLSSEAECLCDPGYSTVDGLLCQSICNLQPNYCLNGGLCENIPGHGASCRCPSAKYWYYDGEHCSELVSVPVNPVIYVLCLMGSLTVVCAVIGLLVFINRNCIRTRKRVTLVRSHSQLSTEGIMRVNPVFENDDGILTHVSSISYPTIADSGSSQPSDQVSFYSLENMRLSIEIPRQLYTTRSEKLVSEIVGFHHCIPHVQTWRPSNEHRGSDSDGIEVTVL